TTCATAAAATTGGCAAATATTTCTCTGCACTGAGCAATGAGGCGAATATTAAGGTTAAAAATGAATCCTGGCTGATCTTCGGGGTGAGGAACAAGGATAGGGAAATAGTCGGTTCCAATTATCGGGCTGGCAATCGGCCTTATTTAGATAGTTTAAAAAACGAGATTGGAGAAAAAACTACCGGTCGGATTACTTTTGTCGAAATATTTGAACTAACCATGCCGGAAGGCAGAGTGGTCATGTTCCATATTCCTCCCGCGCCACAAGGAATCCCGGTCGCCTGGGAAGGACATTATTATGGTAGAGACGGCGAATCGTTACGCCCGCTAAACATCGAAGAAATAGAACGTATCCGTAGGCAGGTCACTAATTACGACTGGAGTGGCGAAATCTGTTCGGGTGCAACCTTTAATGATCTTGATGCTGATGCCATTAGAATTGCACGGGAATCTTTTAAAAAGAAAAATCCGCGACTGGCAGATGAGACGAATTCATGGAACAACCTTACTTTTTTAAATAATGCCCGGATTACCATCGACTCTCAAATAACCCGTACCGCTGTTCTTTTACTTGGCAAACCCGAATCGGCGCATCATATCGCTCCGGCAATTGCCCAGATTACCTGGACTCTGAGGGATAAAGACGCTGTCGAAAAGGACTATGAACATTTCTATTGTCCCTTTGTAAAGGCCGTAGATCAGGTATTCGCTAAAATCCGCAATCTGAAATATCGCTATCTGAAACAGGGAACTCTATTTCCCGAAGAAATCGATCAGTACGAACCACTTAATATTAAAGAAGCCTTGAGTAATTGTATCGCTCATCAGGATTACACCTTAGACGGTAGAATTACCGTTACCGAAAGCGAAGATGGTTACCTGACTTTTGTCAATCCGGGTTCTTTCCTGCCCGGCTCTATTGAAAAAGTTTTGCATAGTCAGAATCCGCCTTCATACTATCGGAATCAATTTTTAACCCAGGCAATGCTGAAACTGAATATGATCGACACCGTTGGCGGTGGCATCAAACGAATGTTTCGTCTTCAGCGCGAGCGCTTCTTCCCGCTTCCGGAATATGATCTTTCCGATAACTTAGTTAGAGTGGTTTTAATCGGAAAAATGTTGAATCCGGAGTATGCCAGAGTGCTGGCTCTGAATCCCGATCTTAGCCTGGAGGAAATTATACTCCTGGACAAGGTGCAAAAGAAAAAAGAATTAACCAAAGACGAAGCTCATCATCTGAAGGAGAGAAGGCTAATCGAAGGACGAAAGCCAAATTACCATATATCGGCCTCGATTGCCAAGACTACCGGCCAGTCCACTGACTATATGAGGTTAAAAGGCGTCGATGATCAATTTATTCGTAAGATGATTATCGAACATCTCGATAAATTCGGGGAAACCAAAAAAATAGCATTTGAAAAAGTTATGTTAAGTAAGATATCTGATAATCTGACCGAACAGCAGAAAAAAAATAAGATTAGGAATATCCTGCAGGATCTGAAAAGAAAAGGCAAGATCATCAACAAGGGTAAAATCTGGACAATTAATCCGTGAAATGGTTAATAAGCATGAAATACTTAGACATTTTCCAGGATATCTTTAGACATTTTTTAGATATCCGTTAGAGAGAACCTGGATGAATTACTTAGATATCTTTAAACATTTTTTAGACATTTTATAGGCTGAAAAACTATGACAAACTCCATCGACTCCATCAAACACAATCAGGACAAACGCGCCCACATCCCCAGCCGCGAAGAAGCCGGATACGAAGACGCCAATCCTAAAGTC
This Candidatus Marinimicrobia bacterium CG08_land_8_20_14_0_20_45_22 DNA region includes the following protein-coding sequences:
- a CDS encoding transcriptional regulator, whose protein sequence is MNEEQLREKLQKLRSLPGEAETVEFKEAKSGYDFHKIGKYFSALSNEANIKVKNESWLIFGVRNKDREIVGSNYRAGNRPYLDSLKNEIGEKTTGRITFVEIFELTMPEGRVVMFHIPPAPQGIPVAWEGHYYGRDGESLRPLNIEEIERIRRQVTNYDWSGEICSGATFNDLDADAIRIARESFKKKNPRLADETNSWNNLTFLNNARITIDSQITRTAVLLLGKPESAHHIAPAIAQITWTLRDKDAVEKDYEHFYCPFVKAVDQVFAKIRNLKYRYLKQGTLFPEEIDQYEPLNIKEALSNCIAHQDYTLDGRITVTESEDGYLTFVNPGSFLPGSIEKVLHSQNPPSYYRNQFLTQAMLKLNMIDTVGGGIKRMFRLQRERFFPLPEYDLSDNLVRVVLIGKMLNPEYARVLALNPDLSLEEIILLDKVQKKKELTKDEAHHLKERRLIEGRKPNYHISASIAKTTGQSTDYMRLKGVDDQFIRKMIIEHLDKFGETKKIAFEKVMLSKISDNLTEQQKKNKIRNILQDLKRKGKIINKGKIWTINP